The following coding sequences lie in one Yoonia sp. G8-12 genomic window:
- a CDS encoding MrcB family domain-containing protein: MLHEMLVRLATEYVYERGKNFAGSEFGKFVRHDIAIEAKKRLIFLPYDLKVKASVGAGNWAAVPWLGFFDPLITESATRGFYVVYLINAQSQEIHLSMNQGTTAAYQSFGEKEGRNYLKRNATEMAARIRSFADQFSTAPIDLGSDDSLPLGYMAGHAFGRKYDANKVDKDQFYTDLETMLAAYEMLVDLGGTTPGDVMMEEADSNDVVESREYVLSRRIERAPNVRLPVLKKRGAVCEGCNLDPQQHYNFQGPLKNTPLEIHHIKPLSGMAEGETRRYKIPEDFLVLCPTCHRVIHKQTDPSNLEQLRLRLNFRH; the protein is encoded by the coding sequence TTGCTGCATGAAATGCTAGTACGACTTGCCACTGAGTATGTTTACGAGAGAGGCAAGAACTTTGCAGGCAGTGAATTTGGTAAATTCGTCAGACATGACATTGCCATAGAAGCAAAAAAGCGCCTCATATTTTTGCCTTATGACCTAAAGGTTAAGGCAAGCGTAGGTGCTGGAAACTGGGCGGCAGTACCTTGGCTGGGTTTCTTCGATCCTCTGATTACCGAGAGTGCCACAAGAGGGTTCTACGTTGTCTATTTGATAAACGCACAATCACAAGAAATTCATCTATCAATGAACCAAGGAACGACTGCCGCTTATCAAAGCTTTGGTGAAAAAGAAGGCCGAAACTACCTCAAACGCAATGCCACCGAAATGGCAGCGAGAATCAGAAGTTTTGCAGATCAATTCAGCACAGCTCCTATCGACTTAGGCTCTGACGATTCCCTGCCACTTGGCTACATGGCCGGTCACGCGTTTGGTCGAAAGTATGACGCGAATAAAGTCGATAAGGATCAGTTCTATACTGATCTTGAGACTATGTTGGCAGCGTATGAAATGCTAGTTGATTTGGGTGGGACAACACCCGGCGATGTCATGATGGAAGAAGCAGATTCCAATGACGTTGTCGAAAGTCGAGAATATGTTCTTTCTCGTAGGATCGAGCGCGCTCCAAATGTTCGCCTACCTGTTCTTAAGAAACGCGGCGCAGTGTGCGAAGGGTGTAATTTAGACCCACAGCAACATTATAATTTCCAAGGTCCACTCAAAAACACACCATTAGAAATTCATCACATCAAGCCACTATCGGGGATGGCCGAAGGTGAAACGCGTCGCTACAAAATTCCAGAGGATTTCCTCGTACTCTGCCCGACATGTCATCGCGTGATCCATAAACAAACCGATCCATCGAATTTAGAACAACTCCGGCTTAGGTTGAATTTCAGGCACTAA
- a CDS encoding c-type cytochrome, whose translation MRYVIILLALGLTACVEEPIDGRTAYMDNCASCHGVDGKGDGPAARGLAVAPPDLTTITARNGGVFPTDQVMSTIDGLDRGAHFSAAMPEFGAGDLGETVIVEEQGLGTPVPMKLLVLTEYLESIQQ comes from the coding sequence ATGCGGTACGTCATTATTTTACTTGCGCTGGGCCTGACGGCTTGCGTCGAAGAACCCATTGATGGGCGAACAGCCTATATGGACAATTGCGCCAGTTGCCATGGTGTTGATGGCAAAGGCGACGGTCCCGCAGCGCGCGGTTTGGCAGTTGCCCCGCCAGATTTGACGACGATTACGGCGCGCAACGGTGGTGTTTTCCCGACGGATCAGGTGATGAGCACCATCGACGGGTTGGACCGTGGCGCGCACTTTAGCGCCGCTATGCCGGAATTTGGTGCCGGTGATCTGGGTGAAACGGTGATCGTGGAAGAGCAGGGGTTGGGCACACCCGTGCCGATGAAGCTTCTGGTGCTTACGGAATATCTGGAATCGATCCAGCAGTAA
- a CDS encoding ABC transporter permease, with protein sequence MAEVRTTRPFAKFEWMIAWRYIRAKRAEGGVSVMTWISLVGVTLAVFALIATLAVRSGFRAEFIDTIAGANAHVSVVMPRGVITDFEQVADNVRAVDGVRTVAPLIRGQAMASGPSGRIGLADIHGIRLEDLRASDAIVQSERTSGNIDDLPNGIALGSALAANLGLDIGDRIELTTRSGASTPMGQATRRNAYEVVYIFSTGRFQIDEVRAYLPFDVAQLIFNRDGVADELEIRLDDLNQSEVLKQEIANAAGPNMWAYSWQDRVGRFLRALTIEDNVMFIILSILVLVASMNIISGLIMLVKNKGRDVGILRTMGLTEGSILRIFFICGAGIGTIGTALGVILGCLFAIYIDTIFSFVNYVAGGGVWDPSIRGIYNIPAELRLIDVIKAMSLSLGLSWIITIFPARRAARMNPVEALRYE encoded by the coding sequence ATGGCCGAAGTCAGGACGACACGTCCCTTTGCGAAATTCGAATGGATGATCGCGTGGCGCTACATCCGCGCCAAACGCGCCGAGGGTGGCGTCAGCGTCATGACATGGATCAGCCTTGTCGGTGTGACCCTTGCGGTGTTTGCGCTGATTGCGACGCTGGCGGTTAGATCAGGGTTTCGCGCGGAATTCATTGATACGATTGCAGGCGCCAACGCCCATGTCAGCGTGGTGATGCCGCGCGGGGTTATCACGGATTTTGAGCAGGTGGCCGATAATGTGCGTGCCGTGGACGGGGTGCGCACTGTGGCACCACTTATTCGCGGGCAGGCGATGGCTTCGGGCCCGTCCGGCCGGATCGGGCTGGCGGATATTCACGGCATCCGGCTAGAGGACCTCAGGGCGTCTGACGCGATTGTGCAAAGTGAGCGGACCTCCGGCAACATTGACGATCTGCCCAACGGGATCGCCCTAGGATCGGCGCTGGCGGCCAACCTTGGCCTTGATATTGGTGACCGGATCGAACTTACCACCCGATCCGGTGCGTCCACCCCGATGGGGCAGGCCACGCGCCGCAATGCCTATGAGGTGGTCTATATCTTCTCCACCGGACGCTTCCAGATTGACGAAGTGCGCGCCTATCTGCCTTTTGATGTGGCACAGCTGATCTTCAACCGTGACGGTGTTGCCGATGAGTTGGAAATCCGGCTGGACGATCTCAACCAGTCAGAGGTGCTCAAACAAGAGATCGCCAATGCCGCCGGACCAAACATGTGGGCCTATAGCTGGCAGGACCGTGTGGGGCGGTTTTTGCGCGCACTCACGATCGAGGACAATGTGATGTTCATTATCCTGTCGATCCTGGTGCTGGTGGCGTCGATGAACATTATCAGCGGGTTGATTATGCTGGTGAAAAACAAAGGCCGCGATGTGGGAATTCTGCGCACGATGGGCCTGACCGAAGGATCGATCCTGCGGATTTTCTTTATCTGCGGTGCAGGGATCGGGACCATCGGGACGGCGCTGGGGGTGATCCTTGGGTGTCTGTTTGCGATCTATATCGACACGATCTTTAGCTTTGTGAACTACGTCGCTGGCGGTGGTGTCTGGGATCCGTCCATCAGGGGCATCTATAATATTCCCGCCGAATTGCGCCTGATTGACGTGATCAAGGCGATGTCGCTTTCGCTGGGCCTTTCATGGATTATCACGATTTTTCCCGCGCGCCGTGCGGCCCGCATGAACCCGGTCGAGGCGCTGCGCTATGAGTGA
- a CDS encoding DUF1194 domain-containing protein: MRYLILAVFLAAPLAAQEIETDLELVLLADASGSIDADELLFQRQSYAAAITDPAVVAAIQNTLYGSIAVTYVEWAQTQATVVGWTVITDMESATGFANALIGPPRQASGRNAIGSALLYGMAQIESNDIRGFRRVIDFSGDTMGNSYGPPITQARDQVVANGITINALPILRNGQIMGNSLPQLYEQNIIGGPNAFVMPALSGPEFTDAVRRKLILEIAGTTPQTEYASLLLEGLQVGE; the protein is encoded by the coding sequence ATGCGCTATCTCATCCTCGCCGTTTTCCTCGCCGCGCCCTTGGCCGCACAAGAGATTGAAACCGATCTCGAACTGGTCCTGCTGGCCGATGCGTCGGGGTCCATCGACGCGGATGAATTGCTGTTCCAACGCCAATCCTATGCCGCCGCCATCACCGATCCGGCGGTGGTCGCGGCCATCCAAAACACCCTCTATGGCTCTATCGCGGTCACTTACGTCGAGTGGGCCCAGACCCAAGCCACGGTCGTCGGCTGGACCGTGATCACAGACATGGAAAGTGCCACAGGTTTTGCAAATGCCCTGATCGGCCCACCCCGTCAGGCCAGCGGGCGCAACGCCATCGGCTCGGCCCTGCTTTACGGCATGGCGCAGATAGAAAGCAACGATATCAGAGGCTTCCGCCGCGTGATCGACTTTTCAGGCGACACGATGGGCAACAGCTATGGCCCTCCGATCACGCAAGCGCGCGATCAGGTCGTGGCGAATGGCATCACCATCAACGCCCTGCCAATCCTGCGTAACGGCCAGATCATGGGCAATAGTCTGCCCCAGCTATACGAGCAGAATATCATCGGTGGTCCCAACGCCTTCGTCATGCCCGCCCTCAGCGGACCCGAGTTCACAGACGCCGTACGCCGCAAGCTGATCCTCGAAATCGCAGGGACCACACCGCAGACCGAATATGCCTCACTCCTGCTGGAGGGATTGCAGGTAGGCGAGTAG
- a CDS encoding DUF3047 domain-containing protein, with protein MRKILTTVLALSFAASAQAGEVRFDNGWQEQRLSLFSSNDYAFGQNLGLVSEGSVSIAWSRVGSTDWSTDAASWNWTVDQSVPPTDLSRKGGDDRNISLYFVFVPESIAPSLEGANIRALLGNDDVRIIQYAWGGNHARGQVIASPYGPSGQGVTIALRQAGTGSFGESVDLAADYARAFGGEKGALIGLAVSGDSDDTESVIRAAVGNLTLR; from the coding sequence ATGCGAAAGATATTAACAACGGTTCTAGCCCTCTCCTTTGCCGCCAGTGCGCAGGCGGGCGAAGTCAGATTTGACAATGGCTGGCAAGAACAGCGCCTGTCGCTGTTCAGCTCGAATGACTATGCTTTTGGTCAAAACCTCGGGCTGGTTTCCGAAGGGTCCGTGTCAATTGCGTGGAGCCGTGTGGGTTCTACAGACTGGAGCACGGATGCTGCCAGCTGGAACTGGACAGTTGACCAATCCGTCCCCCCCACGGATCTGAGCCGAAAAGGCGGGGATGATCGTAACATCTCGCTCTATTTCGTGTTTGTCCCCGAAAGCATCGCACCCAGCCTTGAGGGCGCGAACATCCGCGCCCTGCTCGGCAACGACGATGTGCGCATCATCCAATATGCATGGGGCGGTAACCATGCGCGCGGTCAGGTGATCGCCTCACCTTACGGCCCCTCGGGGCAGGGTGTGACGATCGCGCTGCGGCAGGCGGGTACCGGATCGTTCGGTGAGAGCGTTGATCTGGCCGCAGACTACGCCCGCGCCTTTGGCGGTGAAAAAGGCGCGCTGATCGGGCTTGCCGTGTCCGGTGATAGCGATGACACCGAGAGTGTGATCCGTGCGGCGGTTGGCAATCTGACACTGCGCTAA
- the parE gene encoding DNA topoisomerase IV subunit B — protein MANDLLSGANPDDYNADSIEVLEGLEPVRKRPGMYIGGTDERALHHLVAEVLDNSMDEAVAGHANRIEVELHADYSVTIKDNGRGIPIDPHPKFPDKSALEVILCTLHAGGKFSGKAYQTSGGLHGVGASVVNALSDSMVVQVARNKELYEQRFSRGIPLGPVEKLGPTQNRRGTTVTFHADPEIFGSQKFKPARLFNSIRSKAYLFSGVEIRWKTEIDDRETPLEATFHFPGGLSDYLKETLGTASTYADKPFAGTVDFNDKFGEPGKVEWAINWTPVRDGFIQSYCNTVPTPEGGTHVSGFWAAILKGIKAYGELSNNKKAAQITREDLTSGGCALVSCFIRDPAFVGQTKDRLSSEIAAKMTEGAVRDHFDNWLANDTKSAGAILDFLVLRAEERLRRRQEKETARKSATKKLRLPGKLTDCTSKDRKGTELFIVEGDSAGGSGKGARNRVNQALLPLKGKILNVLGAASSKLTTNAEINDLCEALGVGMGTKFNIDDLRYDKIIIMTDADVDGAHIASLLMTFFFTQMRPLIDNGHLYLACPPLYRLTQGARRVYVADDAEKDAVMAKGLGGKGKIDLQRFKGLGEMDAKDLKETTMDPATRKLIRVTVHDDVPGDTADLVERLMGKKPELRFQYIQENARFVEELDV, from the coding sequence ATGGCCAACGACCTCCTTTCCGGGGCCAACCCCGACGACTACAACGCCGACAGCATCGAGGTGCTGGAGGGGCTGGAACCCGTGCGCAAACGCCCCGGCATGTATATCGGCGGCACGGACGAACGGGCGCTGCACCATCTGGTGGCCGAGGTGCTGGACAACTCCATGGACGAAGCGGTCGCAGGGCACGCCAACCGGATCGAGGTGGAACTGCACGCGGATTATTCCGTGACCATTAAAGACAACGGACGCGGCATCCCCATCGACCCGCACCCCAAATTCCCCGACAAATCAGCGCTTGAGGTGATCCTGTGTACACTGCACGCGGGCGGTAAATTCTCGGGCAAAGCGTACCAGACCTCGGGCGGCTTGCACGGCGTCGGGGCGTCGGTGGTTAACGCGCTGTCCGACAGCATGGTTGTGCAGGTGGCACGCAACAAGGAACTTTACGAGCAACGCTTTTCGCGCGGCATCCCGCTTGGACCTGTGGAAAAACTGGGGCCCACACAAAACCGGCGCGGCACCACGGTGACCTTCCACGCGGACCCCGAAATCTTTGGCAGCCAGAAATTCAAACCGGCGCGGCTCTTCAATTCCATCCGCTCCAAGGCCTATCTTTTCTCAGGCGTCGAAATCCGCTGGAAAACGGAAATTGATGACCGCGAAACCCCGCTTGAGGCCACCTTCCACTTCCCCGGCGGCCTGTCGGATTACCTCAAGGAAACGCTGGGCACCGCATCCACCTACGCCGACAAACCCTTTGCGGGCACGGTGGATTTCAACGATAAATTCGGCGAACCCGGCAAGGTCGAATGGGCGATCAACTGGACGCCTGTGCGCGACGGTTTCATCCAGTCCTACTGTAACACCGTGCCCACGCCCGAAGGCGGCACGCATGTCAGCGGCTTCTGGGCCGCGATCCTGAAAGGGATCAAGGCCTACGGTGAACTCTCGAACAACAAAAAAGCAGCCCAAATCACCCGCGAGGACCTGACCTCGGGCGGCTGCGCGCTGGTGTCGTGTTTTATCCGCGATCCCGCTTTTGTGGGACAAACCAAGGACCGCCTGTCGTCTGAGATCGCCGCAAAAATGACCGAAGGGGCGGTGCGCGACCACTTTGACAACTGGCTGGCCAATGACACGAAATCTGCGGGGGCAATCCTTGATTTTCTGGTGCTGCGCGCCGAAGAACGCCTGCGCCGTCGCCAGGAAAAAGAGACCGCCCGCAAATCGGCCACCAAGAAACTGCGCCTGCCCGGCAAGCTGACGGACTGCACGTCCAAAGACCGCAAAGGCACCGAGCTGTTCATCGTCGAGGGCGACAGCGCGGGCGGGTCCGGCAAAGGCGCGCGCAACCGCGTCAATCAGGCGCTCTTGCCACTCAAGGGTAAAATCCTCAACGTGCTGGGCGCGGCCTCATCGAAACTGACCACCAACGCCGAAATCAACGACCTCTGCGAAGCGCTGGGTGTCGGCATGGGCACCAAATTCAACATTGATGACCTGCGCTATGACAAAATCATCATCATGACCGACGCCGACGTTGACGGCGCACATATCGCGTCACTTTTGATGACCTTCTTCTTCACGCAAATGCGCCCCCTGATCGACAACGGCCACCTCTATCTGGCCTGCCCCCCGCTCTACCGCCTGACCCAAGGCGCACGCCGCGTCTATGTGGCCGACGACGCGGAAAAAGACGCCGTCATGGCCAAGGGTCTGGGCGGAAAGGGTAAAATTGATCTACAACGCTTCAAAGGCTTGGGCGAAATGGACGCCAAGGACCTCAAAGAAACCACAATGGACCCTGCAACGCGCAAACTGATCCGCGTGACGGTGCATGATGATGTGCCGGGGGATACCGCGGATCTGGTGGAGCGTCTGATGGGGAAAAAGCCGGAGTTGCGGTTCCAGTATATCCAAGAGAACGCGCGGTTTGTGGAGGAGTTGGATGTTTAG
- a CDS encoding DUF2937 family protein, which yields MIRALCLIAGLSGAAGLSQYPEFSQQYLQRLAGQVDELTRQVVEFDETALADGMGREEMLQAMAQTPLVASQEALWRRTFARHARLSENLMLLREATPVERLTLPHRMADRETLAAVWDDFTPGVPLSVAGAASAGTGFLGGWVSFAILAALISLPFRRAKPQPVTKKRQSPTIKADPPVIRPTLVAQTPPNRPRLAGVQR from the coding sequence ATGATCCGCGCCTTATGTTTGATCGCTGGGCTGAGCGGTGCCGCTGGCCTGTCGCAATACCCTGAATTTTCACAGCAATATCTGCAACGCCTTGCGGGGCAGGTGGATGAGCTGACGCGGCAAGTGGTGGAATTTGACGAAACCGCCCTTGCCGATGGCATGGGCCGCGAAGAGATGTTGCAGGCGATGGCCCAAACCCCCTTGGTGGCATCGCAAGAGGCGCTTTGGCGGCGTACCTTCGCCCGCCACGCACGGCTGAGCGAGAACCTGATGCTCTTGCGTGAGGCGACCCCTGTAGAACGATTGACCTTGCCGCACCGGATGGCTGATCGCGAAACGCTTGCCGCGGTTTGGGATGATTTTACGCCTGGCGTGCCGTTGAGCGTGGCAGGGGCCGCTTCTGCCGGAACGGGGTTCTTGGGCGGCTGGGTTAGTTTTGCGATCTTGGCGGCGCTGATTTCGCTGCCGTTCCGCCGTGCAAAGCCACAGCCAGTGACAAAGAAACGCCAATCCCCGACGATCAAGGCCGATCCGCCTGTAATCCGTCCGACGCTCGTGGCACAAACCCCGCCCAACAGGCCGAGACTGGCGGGCGTGCAAAGATAA
- a CDS encoding c-type cytochrome, with protein MRIFPLVLVLGLAHPVAAQDAVQGEALFGFYCATCHGTSAVGNGPMSPSLVVAPADLTRLAANNEGVFPTSRVVMRIDGRDPLVSHGSMMPVYGDFFQGTDVATKAETGQPIMTSQPIVDLLAYLQSLQQE; from the coding sequence ATGCGTATCTTTCCCTTGGTACTGGTTTTGGGCCTCGCCCACCCTGTTGCAGCGCAGGACGCCGTGCAGGGCGAGGCGCTTTTCGGGTTTTATTGCGCCACCTGTCATGGCACCTCGGCCGTTGGCAACGGGCCGATGTCGCCCTCTCTGGTCGTGGCACCCGCGGACCTGACACGGCTTGCCGCAAACAACGAAGGGGTGTTCCCTACCTCTCGTGTGGTTATGCGGATTGACGGGCGGGATCCGTTGGTCAGCCACGGCAGTATGATGCCGGTTTACGGGGACTTTTTCCAAGGCACCGATGTGGCGACCAAGGCCGAAACGGGCCAGCCGATTATGACGTCACAACCGATTGTGGACCTACTCGCCTACCTGCAATCCCTCCAGCAGGAGTGA